In the Acanthopagrus latus isolate v.2019 chromosome 23, fAcaLat1.1, whole genome shotgun sequence genome, one interval contains:
- the srl gene encoding sarcalumenin isoform X4, with protein MKGIVLVFCFLSLLHLQATAGKSLEEEEEEAFTSTLRDRSHIDETLRLAAEEKAGDYAAALERLRKIYHTSIKPMEQAYKYNELRQHEISDGEITSKPMVLFLGPWSVGKSSMINYLLGMQDSPYQLYTGAEPTTSEFTVIMHGEKIRSVEGIVMAADSSRSFSPLEKFGQNFLEKLIGIEMPHKLLERVTFVDTPGIIENRKQQERGYPFNDVCQWFIDRADLIFVVFDPTKLDVGLELEMLFRQLKGRESQIRIILNKADNLATQDLMRVYGALFWSLAPLINVTEPPRVYVSSFWPYDYAPDTSRDLFKREEISLLEDLNQVIENRMENKIAFIRQHGIRVRIHGLLVDRYVQTFKEKMSFFSDPELVFQEIVDDPDKFYIFKSILAKTNVSKFDLPNRDAYRDFFGINPITNFKPLTAQCSYMGGCLLEKIERAITNELPALLSSINSGKQPGLSSCEATGCGEKPKNRYRKN; from the exons ATGAAGGGTATAGTCTTggtcttctgtttcctctccctgCTGCATTTGCAGGCCACAGCAGGTAAGTCCCTTG AAG aagaagaagaagaagcttttaCCTCCACCCTTAGGGACAGATCTCACATCGATGAGACGCTGCGACTTGCGGCTGAAGAAAAAGCAGGAGACTATGCAG CGGCTCTGGAGAGGTTGCGGAAGATCTACCACACATCCATCAAGCCGATGGAGCAGGCCTACAAGTACAATGAGCTGAGGCAGCACGAGATCTCAG ATGGAGAGATTACTTCCAAGCCCATGGTGCTGTTCCTGGGACCCTGGAGTGTAGGAAAGTCCTCCATGATCAATTACCTCCTGGGCATGCAAGACAGCCCCTATCAGCTCTACACAG GAGCTGAGCCTACTACCTCTGAGTTCACCGTAATTATGCACGGGGAGAAGATCCGCTCTGTTGAGGGTATTGTCATGGCTGCGGACAGCTCCCGGTCCTTCTCTCCCCTGGAGAAGTTTGGtcagaacttcctggaaaaGCTGATTGGTATTGAGATGCCCCACAAGCTGCTGGAACGtgtgacttttgtggacacTCCAGGAATCATTGAGAACCggaagcagcaggagagag GCTATCCCTTCAATGATGTTTGCCAGTGGTTCATTGACCGCGCTGACCTGATCTTCGTGGTGTTTGACCCCACCAAGCTGGACGTTGGCCTGGAGCTGGAGATGCTCTTCCGGCAGCTGAAGGGTCGTGAATCCCAGATCCGTATCATCCTGAACAAGGCTGACAACCTGGCCACCCAGGACTTAATGAGAGTCTACGGCGCGCTCTTCTGGAGCTTGGCTCCCCTCATCAATGTGACCGAACCTCCCCGTGTCTACGTCAGCTCCTTCTGGCCATACGACTATGCACCTGACACCAGCCGCGACCTCTTCAAGCGAGAGGAGATCTCCCTCCTGGAAGATCTGAACCAGGTGATCGAGAACCGCATGGAGAACAAAATTGCGTTCATCCGCCAGCATGGCATCCGTGTGCGCATCCATGGCCTGCTGGTAGACCGCTACGTCCAGACCTTCAAAGAGAAGATGAGCTTCTTCAGTGACCCGGAACTGGTCTTCCAGGAGATTGTGGATGACCCAGACAAGTTCTACATTTTCAAGTCCATCCTAGCCAAGACCAACGTCAGCAAGTTCGACCTGCCCAACCGCGATGCTTACCGTGACTTCTTTGGCATCAACCCGATCACCAACTTCAAGCCCCTGACGGCTCAGTGCTCCTACATGGGAGGCTGTCTGCTGGAAAAGATTGAGAGGGCGATCACCAATGAGCTGCCTGCCCTTCTGAGCAGCATTAACTCTGGCAAGCAGCCGGGCCTGTCCTCCTGCGAGGCTACTGGCTGTGGTGAGAAGCCAAAGAATCGCTACCGGAAGaactga
- the tfap4 gene encoding transcription factor AP-4 isoform X2 → MEYFMVPAQKVPSLQHFRKTEKEVIGGLCSLANIPLTPETARDQERRIRREIANSNERRRMQSINAGFQSLKTLIPHSDGEKLSKAAILQQTAEYIFTLEQEKTRLLQQNSQLKRIIQELSGSSPKRRRAEEKDEGIGSPDILEEEKAEDLRREMIELRQQLEKERSVRMMLEDQLYPEKLKAIAQQVQEQQAQTQSLVHLQQHQQLERDLTPAHSPQVLAPATPPAPTHHATVIVPAPAQPPHHVTVVTMGPTSVINTVSTSRQNLDTIVQAIQHIEGTQGKGCVGEEEQRRAVIVTSGRVLSDAAGSDTASNSDGPDDCSLP, encoded by the exons ATGGAGTATTTCATGGTACCAGCTCAGAAGGTGCCCTCCttgcaacatttcagaaaaacgGAGAAAGAAGTGATCGGAGGTCTTTGTag TCTGGCCAACATTCCTCTGACCCCAGAAACGGCCCGGGACCAAGAGAGGCGAATTCGCAGAGAGATTGCCAACAGCAACGAGCGTCGGCGTATGCAGAGCATCAATGCTGGATTCCAGTCACTTAAAACACTCATCCCACACAGCGATGGAGAGAAGCTCAGTAAG GCTGCCATCCTGCAACAGACAGCAGAGTACATTTTCACTTTGGAGCAGGAGAAGACGCGGCTATTGCAGCAGAACAGTCAGCTGAAACGAATCATACAA GAGTTGAGCGGTTCTTCCCCTAAGAGGAGGCGTGCGGAGGAGAAAGACGAGGGGATTGGGTCACCAGACatcctggaggaggaaaaggccGAGGACCTGAGGAGGGAGATGATCGAGTTaaggcagcagctggagaaagagCGCTCGGTCAGGATGATGCTGGAAGATCAG CTGTACCCAGAGAAACTGAAGGCGATCGCCCAGCAGGTCCAGGAGCAGCAGGCCCAAACACAGAGCCTCGttcatctgcagcagcaccagcagctggaGCGGGACCTCACTCCAGCCCACAGCCCACAG GTTTTGGCCCCGGCGACCCCCCCTGCACCTACACACCATGCCACGGTCATCGTCCCTGCACCGGCCCAGCCTCCCCATCATGTCACCGTGGTAACCATGGGCCCAACATCAGTTATCAATACGGTGTCCACATCTCGACAGAACCTGGACACCATCGTTCAA GCAATCCAGCACATCGAGGGCACCCAGGGGAAAGGGTGCGTGGGCGAGGAGGAGCAGCGGAGGGCGGTCATCGTCACCTCGGGGCGCGTCCTGTCCGACGCGGCGGGCTCAGACACGGCTTCAAACAGCGACGGGCCCGACGACTGCTCACTGCCCTGA
- the srl gene encoding sarcalumenin isoform X3: MKGIVLVFCFLSLLHLQATAEEEEEAFTSTLRDRSHIDETLRLAAEEKAGDYAAALERLRKIYHTSIKPMEQAYKYNELRQHEISAYPGRTLGDSATDGEITSKPMVLFLGPWSVGKSSMINYLLGMQDSPYQLYTGAEPTTSEFTVIMHGEKIRSVEGIVMAADSSRSFSPLEKFGQNFLEKLIGIEMPHKLLERVTFVDTPGIIENRKQQERGYPFNDVCQWFIDRADLIFVVFDPTKLDVGLELEMLFRQLKGRESQIRIILNKADNLATQDLMRVYGALFWSLAPLINVTEPPRVYVSSFWPYDYAPDTSRDLFKREEISLLEDLNQVIENRMENKIAFIRQHGIRVRIHGLLVDRYVQTFKEKMSFFSDPELVFQEIVDDPDKFYIFKSILAKTNVSKFDLPNRDAYRDFFGINPITNFKPLTAQCSYMGGCLLEKIERAITNELPALLSSINSGKQPGLSSCEATGCGEKPKNRYRKN, from the exons ATGAAGGGTATAGTCTTggtcttctgtttcctctccctgCTGCATTTGCAGGCCACAGCAG aagaagaagaagaagcttttaCCTCCACCCTTAGGGACAGATCTCACATCGATGAGACGCTGCGACTTGCGGCTGAAGAAAAAGCAGGAGACTATGCAG CGGCTCTGGAGAGGTTGCGGAAGATCTACCACACATCCATCAAGCCGATGGAGCAGGCCTACAAGTACAATGAGCTGAGGCAGCACGAGATCTCAG CCTACCCCGGACGAACCCTGGGGGACTCAGCCACAG ATGGAGAGATTACTTCCAAGCCCATGGTGCTGTTCCTGGGACCCTGGAGTGTAGGAAAGTCCTCCATGATCAATTACCTCCTGGGCATGCAAGACAGCCCCTATCAGCTCTACACAG GAGCTGAGCCTACTACCTCTGAGTTCACCGTAATTATGCACGGGGAGAAGATCCGCTCTGTTGAGGGTATTGTCATGGCTGCGGACAGCTCCCGGTCCTTCTCTCCCCTGGAGAAGTTTGGtcagaacttcctggaaaaGCTGATTGGTATTGAGATGCCCCACAAGCTGCTGGAACGtgtgacttttgtggacacTCCAGGAATCATTGAGAACCggaagcagcaggagagag GCTATCCCTTCAATGATGTTTGCCAGTGGTTCATTGACCGCGCTGACCTGATCTTCGTGGTGTTTGACCCCACCAAGCTGGACGTTGGCCTGGAGCTGGAGATGCTCTTCCGGCAGCTGAAGGGTCGTGAATCCCAGATCCGTATCATCCTGAACAAGGCTGACAACCTGGCCACCCAGGACTTAATGAGAGTCTACGGCGCGCTCTTCTGGAGCTTGGCTCCCCTCATCAATGTGACCGAACCTCCCCGTGTCTACGTCAGCTCCTTCTGGCCATACGACTATGCACCTGACACCAGCCGCGACCTCTTCAAGCGAGAGGAGATCTCCCTCCTGGAAGATCTGAACCAGGTGATCGAGAACCGCATGGAGAACAAAATTGCGTTCATCCGCCAGCATGGCATCCGTGTGCGCATCCATGGCCTGCTGGTAGACCGCTACGTCCAGACCTTCAAAGAGAAGATGAGCTTCTTCAGTGACCCGGAACTGGTCTTCCAGGAGATTGTGGATGACCCAGACAAGTTCTACATTTTCAAGTCCATCCTAGCCAAGACCAACGTCAGCAAGTTCGACCTGCCCAACCGCGATGCTTACCGTGACTTCTTTGGCATCAACCCGATCACCAACTTCAAGCCCCTGACGGCTCAGTGCTCCTACATGGGAGGCTGTCTGCTGGAAAAGATTGAGAGGGCGATCACCAATGAGCTGCCTGCCCTTCTGAGCAGCATTAACTCTGGCAAGCAGCCGGGCCTGTCCTCCTGCGAGGCTACTGGCTGTGGTGAGAAGCCAAAGAATCGCTACCGGAAGaactga
- the tfap4 gene encoding transcription factor AP-4 isoform X1, translated as MEYFMVPAQKVPSLQHFRKTEKEVIGGLCSLANIPLTPETARDQERRIRREIANSNERRRMQSINAGFQSLKTLIPHSDGEKLSKAAILQQTAEYIFTLEQEKTRLLQQNSQLKRIIQELSGSSPKRRRAEEKDEGIGSPDILEEEKAEDLRREMIELRQQLEKERSVRMMLEDQMRSLDAQLYPEKLKAIAQQVQEQQAQTQSLVHLQQHQQLERDLTPAHSPQVLAPATPPAPTHHATVIVPAPAQPPHHVTVVTMGPTSVINTVSTSRQNLDTIVQAIQHIEGTQGKGCVGEEEQRRAVIVTSGRVLSDAAGSDTASNSDGPDDCSLP; from the exons ATGGAGTATTTCATGGTACCAGCTCAGAAGGTGCCCTCCttgcaacatttcagaaaaacgGAGAAAGAAGTGATCGGAGGTCTTTGTag TCTGGCCAACATTCCTCTGACCCCAGAAACGGCCCGGGACCAAGAGAGGCGAATTCGCAGAGAGATTGCCAACAGCAACGAGCGTCGGCGTATGCAGAGCATCAATGCTGGATTCCAGTCACTTAAAACACTCATCCCACACAGCGATGGAGAGAAGCTCAGTAAG GCTGCCATCCTGCAACAGACAGCAGAGTACATTTTCACTTTGGAGCAGGAGAAGACGCGGCTATTGCAGCAGAACAGTCAGCTGAAACGAATCATACAA GAGTTGAGCGGTTCTTCCCCTAAGAGGAGGCGTGCGGAGGAGAAAGACGAGGGGATTGGGTCACCAGACatcctggaggaggaaaaggccGAGGACCTGAGGAGGGAGATGATCGAGTTaaggcagcagctggagaaagagCGCTCGGTCAGGATGATGCTGGAAGATCAG ATGCGTTCGCTCGATGCTCAGCTGTACCCAGAGAAACTGAAGGCGATCGCCCAGCAGGTCCAGGAGCAGCAGGCCCAAACACAGAGCCTCGttcatctgcagcagcaccagcagctggaGCGGGACCTCACTCCAGCCCACAGCCCACAG GTTTTGGCCCCGGCGACCCCCCCTGCACCTACACACCATGCCACGGTCATCGTCCCTGCACCGGCCCAGCCTCCCCATCATGTCACCGTGGTAACCATGGGCCCAACATCAGTTATCAATACGGTGTCCACATCTCGACAGAACCTGGACACCATCGTTCAA GCAATCCAGCACATCGAGGGCACCCAGGGGAAAGGGTGCGTGGGCGAGGAGGAGCAGCGGAGGGCGGTCATCGTCACCTCGGGGCGCGTCCTGTCCGACGCGGCGGGCTCAGACACGGCTTCAAACAGCGACGGGCCCGACGACTGCTCACTGCCCTGA
- the srl gene encoding sarcalumenin isoform X2, translating into MKGIVLVFCFLSLLHLQATAEEEEEEAFTSTLRDRSHIDETLRLAAEEKAGDYAAALERLRKIYHTSIKPMEQAYKYNELRQHEISAYPGRTLGDSATDGEITSKPMVLFLGPWSVGKSSMINYLLGMQDSPYQLYTGAEPTTSEFTVIMHGEKIRSVEGIVMAADSSRSFSPLEKFGQNFLEKLIGIEMPHKLLERVTFVDTPGIIENRKQQERGYPFNDVCQWFIDRADLIFVVFDPTKLDVGLELEMLFRQLKGRESQIRIILNKADNLATQDLMRVYGALFWSLAPLINVTEPPRVYVSSFWPYDYAPDTSRDLFKREEISLLEDLNQVIENRMENKIAFIRQHGIRVRIHGLLVDRYVQTFKEKMSFFSDPELVFQEIVDDPDKFYIFKSILAKTNVSKFDLPNRDAYRDFFGINPITNFKPLTAQCSYMGGCLLEKIERAITNELPALLSSINSGKQPGLSSCEATGCGEKPKNRYRKN; encoded by the exons ATGAAGGGTATAGTCTTggtcttctgtttcctctccctgCTGCATTTGCAGGCCACAGCAG AAG aagaagaagaagaagcttttaCCTCCACCCTTAGGGACAGATCTCACATCGATGAGACGCTGCGACTTGCGGCTGAAGAAAAAGCAGGAGACTATGCAG CGGCTCTGGAGAGGTTGCGGAAGATCTACCACACATCCATCAAGCCGATGGAGCAGGCCTACAAGTACAATGAGCTGAGGCAGCACGAGATCTCAG CCTACCCCGGACGAACCCTGGGGGACTCAGCCACAG ATGGAGAGATTACTTCCAAGCCCATGGTGCTGTTCCTGGGACCCTGGAGTGTAGGAAAGTCCTCCATGATCAATTACCTCCTGGGCATGCAAGACAGCCCCTATCAGCTCTACACAG GAGCTGAGCCTACTACCTCTGAGTTCACCGTAATTATGCACGGGGAGAAGATCCGCTCTGTTGAGGGTATTGTCATGGCTGCGGACAGCTCCCGGTCCTTCTCTCCCCTGGAGAAGTTTGGtcagaacttcctggaaaaGCTGATTGGTATTGAGATGCCCCACAAGCTGCTGGAACGtgtgacttttgtggacacTCCAGGAATCATTGAGAACCggaagcagcaggagagag GCTATCCCTTCAATGATGTTTGCCAGTGGTTCATTGACCGCGCTGACCTGATCTTCGTGGTGTTTGACCCCACCAAGCTGGACGTTGGCCTGGAGCTGGAGATGCTCTTCCGGCAGCTGAAGGGTCGTGAATCCCAGATCCGTATCATCCTGAACAAGGCTGACAACCTGGCCACCCAGGACTTAATGAGAGTCTACGGCGCGCTCTTCTGGAGCTTGGCTCCCCTCATCAATGTGACCGAACCTCCCCGTGTCTACGTCAGCTCCTTCTGGCCATACGACTATGCACCTGACACCAGCCGCGACCTCTTCAAGCGAGAGGAGATCTCCCTCCTGGAAGATCTGAACCAGGTGATCGAGAACCGCATGGAGAACAAAATTGCGTTCATCCGCCAGCATGGCATCCGTGTGCGCATCCATGGCCTGCTGGTAGACCGCTACGTCCAGACCTTCAAAGAGAAGATGAGCTTCTTCAGTGACCCGGAACTGGTCTTCCAGGAGATTGTGGATGACCCAGACAAGTTCTACATTTTCAAGTCCATCCTAGCCAAGACCAACGTCAGCAAGTTCGACCTGCCCAACCGCGATGCTTACCGTGACTTCTTTGGCATCAACCCGATCACCAACTTCAAGCCCCTGACGGCTCAGTGCTCCTACATGGGAGGCTGTCTGCTGGAAAAGATTGAGAGGGCGATCACCAATGAGCTGCCTGCCCTTCTGAGCAGCATTAACTCTGGCAAGCAGCCGGGCCTGTCCTCCTGCGAGGCTACTGGCTGTGGTGAGAAGCCAAAGAATCGCTACCGGAAGaactga
- the srl gene encoding sarcalumenin isoform X1: protein MKGIVLVFCFLSLLHLQATAGKSLEEEEEEAFTSTLRDRSHIDETLRLAAEEKAGDYAAALERLRKIYHTSIKPMEQAYKYNELRQHEISAYPGRTLGDSATDGEITSKPMVLFLGPWSVGKSSMINYLLGMQDSPYQLYTGAEPTTSEFTVIMHGEKIRSVEGIVMAADSSRSFSPLEKFGQNFLEKLIGIEMPHKLLERVTFVDTPGIIENRKQQERGYPFNDVCQWFIDRADLIFVVFDPTKLDVGLELEMLFRQLKGRESQIRIILNKADNLATQDLMRVYGALFWSLAPLINVTEPPRVYVSSFWPYDYAPDTSRDLFKREEISLLEDLNQVIENRMENKIAFIRQHGIRVRIHGLLVDRYVQTFKEKMSFFSDPELVFQEIVDDPDKFYIFKSILAKTNVSKFDLPNRDAYRDFFGINPITNFKPLTAQCSYMGGCLLEKIERAITNELPALLSSINSGKQPGLSSCEATGCGEKPKNRYRKN from the exons ATGAAGGGTATAGTCTTggtcttctgtttcctctccctgCTGCATTTGCAGGCCACAGCAGGTAAGTCCCTTG AAG aagaagaagaagaagcttttaCCTCCACCCTTAGGGACAGATCTCACATCGATGAGACGCTGCGACTTGCGGCTGAAGAAAAAGCAGGAGACTATGCAG CGGCTCTGGAGAGGTTGCGGAAGATCTACCACACATCCATCAAGCCGATGGAGCAGGCCTACAAGTACAATGAGCTGAGGCAGCACGAGATCTCAG CCTACCCCGGACGAACCCTGGGGGACTCAGCCACAG ATGGAGAGATTACTTCCAAGCCCATGGTGCTGTTCCTGGGACCCTGGAGTGTAGGAAAGTCCTCCATGATCAATTACCTCCTGGGCATGCAAGACAGCCCCTATCAGCTCTACACAG GAGCTGAGCCTACTACCTCTGAGTTCACCGTAATTATGCACGGGGAGAAGATCCGCTCTGTTGAGGGTATTGTCATGGCTGCGGACAGCTCCCGGTCCTTCTCTCCCCTGGAGAAGTTTGGtcagaacttcctggaaaaGCTGATTGGTATTGAGATGCCCCACAAGCTGCTGGAACGtgtgacttttgtggacacTCCAGGAATCATTGAGAACCggaagcagcaggagagag GCTATCCCTTCAATGATGTTTGCCAGTGGTTCATTGACCGCGCTGACCTGATCTTCGTGGTGTTTGACCCCACCAAGCTGGACGTTGGCCTGGAGCTGGAGATGCTCTTCCGGCAGCTGAAGGGTCGTGAATCCCAGATCCGTATCATCCTGAACAAGGCTGACAACCTGGCCACCCAGGACTTAATGAGAGTCTACGGCGCGCTCTTCTGGAGCTTGGCTCCCCTCATCAATGTGACCGAACCTCCCCGTGTCTACGTCAGCTCCTTCTGGCCATACGACTATGCACCTGACACCAGCCGCGACCTCTTCAAGCGAGAGGAGATCTCCCTCCTGGAAGATCTGAACCAGGTGATCGAGAACCGCATGGAGAACAAAATTGCGTTCATCCGCCAGCATGGCATCCGTGTGCGCATCCATGGCCTGCTGGTAGACCGCTACGTCCAGACCTTCAAAGAGAAGATGAGCTTCTTCAGTGACCCGGAACTGGTCTTCCAGGAGATTGTGGATGACCCAGACAAGTTCTACATTTTCAAGTCCATCCTAGCCAAGACCAACGTCAGCAAGTTCGACCTGCCCAACCGCGATGCTTACCGTGACTTCTTTGGCATCAACCCGATCACCAACTTCAAGCCCCTGACGGCTCAGTGCTCCTACATGGGAGGCTGTCTGCTGGAAAAGATTGAGAGGGCGATCACCAATGAGCTGCCTGCCCTTCTGAGCAGCATTAACTCTGGCAAGCAGCCGGGCCTGTCCTCCTGCGAGGCTACTGGCTGTGGTGAGAAGCCAAAGAATCGCTACCGGAAGaactga